The genomic stretch CTGCTCACCAACTTGGCACTCCTATATCTTCGCTTATGGGATGGAAGGAGTTAATAAAAGATGAAAAGATTAAATCAGCACTATCAGAAGACCTTGAACGTCTCAGTTGGGTAGCTACAAGATTCCATAAGATTGGGTCACCACCAGAATTTAAATCCCAGCCTGTAGATGAAGTGATAAAATCGGCTGTTGAGTATATAAAGGATAGAATTTCAAAAAAAGTAAAAATTGTAGAAGATTATTCAAGTGATTCTCAACTTAATCTTGACTCTGAGCTGTTTTCATGGGCAATTGAGAATTTGATTAAAAATTCTTTAGACGCCGGGAGCACTGAGATTAAGATTTCAACTCACACAAATAAGCACTTTAAGGTATTAGTAAAAGATAATGGCGTAGGTGTATACGGTAAATTGCGTAAAAAATTGTTTGCACCAGGTCATACTACAAAGGAATACGGGTGGGGAATCGGGCTCTCCCTTACAAAGAGAATTGTAAGGATGCATCGTGGTAAAATATTTTATCGCCCAAATAAGGGAGAGAATGGGGCAAGTTTCACAATATTGCTACCACTGAAATGAAGCGTATACTTTGGATAGACGATGAGATACACCTGCTAGAGTCACTTATTCTATTACTTAAAGAGCATAATTATGATGTCTATGGAGTATCAAATGGAGATGATGGTTGTGATTTACTTAAGAGTGCAAGATATGACCTGATATTATTAGATGAAATAATGCCAGGTAAAGATGGATTCCAAACAATAAAATTGATAAAAGAAATAGACCCCAATATCCCTGTAGTTATGATAACAAAGAGTGAAGACGAAGCTATGATTGATAAGGCTTATACTTATGGAGTATACGATTTCCTTATTAAACCATTGAAACCACAGCAACTGATTTCTACTTGTAAACGGCTGTTTGAAAGGGAGAGCTTAATCCGAAGTGAAGTCCCTGAAGATTACACAAAGTTTTATCAATCAACAATTCAAAAATTAGCTCAATGCTTAGATTGGAAGGAATGGGTTTCACTTTATTTAAATATTGCAAAATGGGAAATAAAAATTGCTAAAGAGCCTGGACTCAAACACCTCCATACAGAGCTATTACATCAGTGTGAGCTTGAATTTGCTAAATTTGTTGAATCAAGTTATATTCATTGGATTCATAAACAGGAAGGGCCACCACTTTCAGTTAATGTAGTCACTGATTTTGTTATCCCATATGTCTCACAAAGTAGCCAAGTATATTTTGTTATTTTGGATTGCCTCAGACTTGACCAATGGATTTCAATAAGACCGCTTTTGGATGAATTTTACAATATAAAAGAAGACTTCTATTTCTCAATCTTACCTTCAGCTACCCCTTTTGCAAGGAATGCTTTGTATAGCGGTCTTTATCCAATAGAGATTGCAGAAAAGTACCCTGAATTCTGGAATCCTGAAGAAAACAAATATGAAAATGAGCTATTTGACATTCAGCTACACCGATTTGGAATACAAGGAGGTTATGTAAAAGTAAGAAATTTAGACGATGAATTAGATTTGAAAAACAATATATCAAAATTAAAGCCCGCAAAAATTATCTCAATTGTAGTAAATTTCCTTGACTATTTAGTTCATGGGAAGCGTGCGTCAGCTGTCCTTGAGGAGCTTGCCCCTGATGAGGAAGGGTTGAGGTCACTCACAGCACTGTGGTTCTCAAGGTCGTATGTCTACGAGTTACTTAAAGAAGTAAGTAGAGAAAAAAAGCCAGTCATACTTACAACTGACCACGGTGCAATCCTTACAAAAAGACCTACCATTGTCTATGGGAGTAAAGTATTATCACGCAATCTTAGGTATAAATATGGACCTGCATTGAGAACTGACTCAAAACACACTCTTTTTATAGAAAATCCAAGCCAGTATAAACTACCGGGCAACTTAAGATATGGAATAGCAAAAGAAGACTACTACTTCATATACCCAACACACCCTAAAGAATACGCCAAAGAATACCGCTACATATTCCAACACGGTGGAATCTCAATGCAAGAAATGATACTCCCACGTGTTACACTGATACCCAAAACTTAAGAGTATTAACTTAGCCTTTCATAAATAATCCTATAATAGCAGCTATTGCGGTTAGAACACCGACAGGGACTTGAAATCCTGTAATGGCTGTATCCACCTTATCTACAGATTCCTCTGCTTTTGGAATTAATTTAAGTAAATCCATAATCAGGAATATACCTGCAATCACTCCCATAATGGCAGGGAATACAAATCTAGCCCCCTTCGCGAATGATGAAAGGCCTACAAAAATCACTACTATACCGATTGGGAGCTTTAGTCCTATGAGTGCCCTGTTAGCCTTCTTAAAGGCTTCTACCTTATTTAAGAGACCCATCAATAGGATCATTCCTCCAAGTAATAAAAACTCCATCTCCCCTCCTTAAATTGCAGTGGTCAGTGACAGGTATTCTTATCTTTTCACTAACCACTAATCACTGTCTTTTCACTGCTTTAATGTGCTCTTACTATTTCCTTTATTCGCATCAACCTCGATAGATTGCCCCTTTCCATTTCTAACAGTTTCATTTGTATATATTTAACTGTCTCCTCAAGTGATGGAATTAATACATATTCAAGTGCATTTACTCTACGCCTCGTCTTCCCTATTTCAATTGCTATGAGTTCAAGTGTCTTCTCACGCTCAGCAAGCTCTATAATTACTTGAAGTGCTTTGTCAATTGCTAAAAGTGACAAGTCAAACTCACATGCTGTAGTTGCAAACCCATAGCAATGTATTTTACCTGATATAACCTGCTTAAAAACTGGAACCTCAACATTAAGCAGCCTCTTCCTTTCAAGCTCTATTGATACACTCTTACTTGGCAACAAGAGAGCTTCCTCAACCCACTCCGGCTCCATAGATGAACGTGCAAATAGGAACCTTTTAATAGCAAGCTCAAGCTCTCTTTCAACTCTTTCTCTTAATTCTTTTAACACTTTTAAAAGGTCAAGCAATTTACGCATAAGCTCA from bacterium encodes the following:
- a CDS encoding HAMP domain-containing sensor histidine kinase — encoded protein: MYRSLKGYIIFAGLAVIAIFLAYSQYVFRELEKESETISRVYGRFCASATEDETSVIFDEIVTKINFPVIVTAPDGAIIAARNVKFTTPSVISALDRVHNPVKIEYQGKILALVHYGSSHTRNLLKLAPFAEISLGLLLIAIGIIWLYTLKRSEENASFAGMAKETAHQLGTPISSLMGWKELIKDEKIKSALSEDLERLSWVATRFHKIGSPPEFKSQPVDEVIKSAVEYIKDRISKKVKIVEDYSSDSQLNLDSELFSWAIENLIKNSLDAGSTEIKISTHTNKHFKVLVKDNGVGVYGKLRKKLFAPGHTTKEYGWGIGLSLTKRIVRMHRGKIFYRPNKGENGASFTILLPLK
- a CDS encoding response regulator, which translates into the protein MKRILWIDDEIHLLESLILLLKEHNYDVYGVSNGDDGCDLLKSARYDLILLDEIMPGKDGFQTIKLIKEIDPNIPVVMITKSEDEAMIDKAYTYGVYDFLIKPLKPQQLISTCKRLFERESLIRSEVPEDYTKFYQSTIQKLAQCLDWKEWVSLYLNIAKWEIKIAKEPGLKHLHTELLHQCELEFAKFVESSYIHWIHKQEGPPLSVNVVTDFVIPYVSQSSQVYFVILDCLRLDQWISIRPLLDEFYNIKEDFYFSILPSATPFARNALYSGLYPIEIAEKYPEFWNPEENKYENELFDIQLHRFGIQGGYVKVRNLDDELDLKNNISKLKPAKIISIVVNFLDYLVHGKRASAVLEELAPDEEGLRSLTALWFSRSYVYELLKEVSREKKPVILTTDHGAILTKRPTIVYGSKVLSRNLRYKYGPALRTDSKHTLFIENPSQYKLPGNLRYGIAKEDYYFIYPTHPKEYAKEYRYIFQHGGISMQEMILPRVTLIPKT
- a CDS encoding V-type ATP synthase subunit D, translated to MKLDVNSTRMELLRLRKRTILAKRGHRLLKDKQDELMRKLLDLLKVLKELRERVERELELAIKRFLFARSSMEPEWVEEALLLPSKSVSIELERKRLLNVEVPVFKQVISGKIHCYGFATTACEFDLSLLAIDKALQVIIELAEREKTLELIAIEIGKTRRRVNALEYVLIPSLEETVKYIQMKLLEMERGNLSRLMRIKEIVRAH